The Antedon mediterranea chromosome 7, ecAntMedi1.1, whole genome shotgun sequence genome has a segment encoding these proteins:
- the LOC140054470 gene encoding uncharacterized protein produces MIFTRGCSFKELYSRGNVVFARSERRLLLLDHNKSLHEWDKTLYGVKLVSANDNNMDVIIIYLAVLISLFCDFIHGMQFIEQPTGVTVGEGESFILRCVIGDKGTDNIFWKTMDSSTILSTDTVIDPDNELSADKQRRYSIVGNHYAGEYNLKIENATREDAGRYSCLYFTKYIRYSHVANVRIMLPPSEGYPKCSVHPHGAVAGDTVRLTCRSSGGDPPASLAWVYGNSILKMLLPSNPDPVNEVSYTLKDDDLNKVFTCAATTPAIQQALSCSILPYRKKIFVFVQPVFNNVMAGEYANFQCSSPKRSGTIRWVIGSTPVDPSDSKYTITRKGKRLKILKTNRREHNDAVISCLIMDRFGLAGNGSAVLMVHSWETTTPFVTTEELATEIMESDVGVTEKPSDTVLTNIPTSVVPLITERSFILDKSAIRHAKKNPSSTVTTQTVTRTPLVPTVTKATESIVTKARLEPTTREVSTAQRSIDVLEPHAIKDFRNAQGGNENNNKGTNITTQSVQTMTTSKQIDLTTESVQSTQLMSKSTFDTLSSASSNVQTTRLMSSATVSMEIKTDADTQSTMKNIVQNLSDRGDLSNDIVTRSTQTNDMVSLILNSNDISINNYVTKNHTEFDNNSVSQQAKSKNGDDSTNELFGKSMTVLIGGLVGLVTTIIIVIVLIVVYTTKRRRDTTEIKAV; encoded by the coding sequence ATGATTTTCACTCGTGGCTGTTCATTTAAAGAGTTGTACTCGCGGGGGAATGTTGTGTTTGCGAGGAGCGAGCGAAGGCTGTTATTGTTGGATCATAATAAATCCTTACACGAATGGGACAAGACTTTATATGGTGTGAAGCTGGTATCGGCAAACGACAACAACATGGATGTTATAATAATCTACCTTGctgttttaatttctttattttgtgattttatacACGGCATGCAGTTTATCGAGCAGCCAACAGGGGTGACAGTAGGTGAGGGAGAAAGTTTTATTTTACGTTGTGTAATCGGCGACAAAGGAACTGATAACATATTTTGGAAAACTATGGATTCATCTACAATTTTAAGTACAGATACTGTAATAGATCCTGATAATGAACTTTCTGCAGACAAACAAAGACGATATTCAATAGTGGGTAATCACTATGCAGgagaatataatttaaaaattgagaATGCAACTCGCGAGGACGCGGGTCGCTACTCgtgtttatattttacaaaatacattcGTTATTCTCACGTTGCCAACGTAAGGATAATGTTGCCACCAAGCGAAGGCTATCCGAAATGTAGCGTCCACCCGCATGGAGCTGTAGCCGGTGATACTGTACGGTTAACATGTAGGTCGTCTGGTGGTGACCCACCAGCGTCTCTTGCATGGGTATACGGTAACTCAATATTAAAGATGTTATTGCCATCAAATCCAGATCCTGTGAATGAAGTGAGTTATACATTAAAAGATGATGATTTAAATAAGGTGTTTACGTGTGCGGCTACGACGCCAGCGATCCAGCAAGCTTTGAGTTGTAGCATTTTGCCTTATCGTAAGAAAATTTTCGTTTTCGTTCAACCTGTTTTCAACAATGTCATGGCAGGCGAGTATGCTAACTTTCAATGTAGTTCTCCTAAGAGATCTGGAACAATCCGCTGGGTTATCGGCTCCACACCGGTCGATCCGTCCGATTCCAAATATACCATTACAAGAAAAGGAAAACGacttaaaatattgaaaactaATCGAAGGGAACATAATGATGCGGTAATTTCATGTCTTATTATGGATCGGTTTGGATTAGCAGGTAACGGTAGCGCAGTTTTAATGGTACACTCATGGGAAACTACAACACCGTTTGTAACTACCGAAGAATTAGCAACAGAAATAATGGAATCAGATGTCGGTGTTACAGAAAAGCCATCTGATACAGTGTTAACAAACATACCAACTAGTGTTGTGCCTTTAATTACTGAGAGATCATTTATACTTGACAAATCTGCCATTAGGCATGCTAAGAAAAACCCCAGCAGTACAGTGACGACACAAACTGTAACGAGAACACCATTAGTGCCCACAGTGACGAAAGCGACTGAGTCGATAGTGACGAAAGCACGATTAGAACCGACAACACGGGAGGTGTCGACAGCTCAGCGTTCGATTGATGTGCTTGAGCCGCACGCGATAAAAGACTTTAGGAATGCTCAGGGAGGAAACGAAAATAACAATAAGGGCACGAACATTACCACTCAATCAGTACAAACAATGACAACAAGCAAACAAATAGACTTAACAACTGAATCGGTTCAAAGCACTCAATTAATGAGCAAATCCACATTTGATACATTATCATCTGCCTCGAGCAATGTTCAGACAACAAGACTCATGTCGTCTGCAACTGTCTCCATGGAGATAAAAACAGACGCCGATACGCAAAGTACAATGAAAAACATTGTTCAAAATCTGAGCGATCGTGGAGATCTTTCTAATGATATTGTCACAAGGAGCACGCAGACTAACGACATggtttctttaattttaaactcAAATGACATTTCCATAAACAATTATGTCAcaaaaaatcatacagaatttGACAATAACAGTGTAAGTCAGCAAGCCAAAAGCAAAAATGGTGACGACTCTACTAATGAACTTTTTGGAAAATCAATGACCGTTTTAATCGGAGGTCTTGTGGGCCTCGTTACGACAAtcataattgttattgttttaatagtTGTATACACCACTAAACGTAGGAGAGATACAACTGAGATCAAGGCAGTATAA